From Streptomyces zhihengii, the proteins below share one genomic window:
- a CDS encoding NAD(P)-dependent oxidoreductase, which translates to MTTETNTPVTVLGLGAMGTALAGALVGAGHRTTVWNRSPGRAGALVAGGAVAAGTAAEAIRPGGPVVVCLLDHASVHEVLDPLAGELSGRAVVNLTTHSPAQSRELGAWAAAHGIAYLDGGIMAVPAMIGGPGAALLYSGSAPVFEEHRALLELWGDATYFGDDAGMASLYDLALLAGMYVMFAGFLHGAAMVAPAGVRATDFAALAAPWLSAMTGGFQGYAEIVDGGDYTVPGQQSLEFSDLGDILAAGAEQGVADDAVAMVQRLIRRQIDAGHGKEGFARIFESIRNSA; encoded by the coding sequence ATGACCACCGAAACCAACACCCCGGTCACCGTTCTCGGACTGGGCGCGATGGGCACGGCGCTCGCCGGCGCGCTGGTCGGCGCCGGACACCGGACCACGGTCTGGAACCGCTCGCCGGGCAGGGCCGGGGCGCTCGTGGCGGGCGGCGCGGTCGCCGCCGGCACCGCCGCCGAGGCGATCCGGCCCGGCGGCCCGGTCGTCGTCTGCCTGCTGGACCACGCCTCCGTCCACGAGGTGCTCGACCCGCTGGCGGGCGAGCTGTCGGGCCGGGCGGTCGTCAACCTGACCACGCACTCCCCGGCGCAGTCCCGCGAACTCGGCGCCTGGGCCGCCGCCCACGGCATCGCCTACCTGGACGGCGGCATCATGGCGGTGCCGGCCATGATCGGCGGCCCCGGCGCCGCGCTGCTCTACAGCGGATCGGCGCCGGTGTTCGAGGAGCACCGCGCCCTGCTGGAACTGTGGGGCGACGCCACGTACTTCGGCGACGACGCGGGCATGGCGTCGCTGTACGACCTGGCCCTGCTCGCCGGTATGTACGTGATGTTCGCCGGCTTCCTGCACGGCGCCGCGATGGTCGCCCCGGCCGGTGTGCGGGCGACCGACTTCGCCGCGCTGGCGGCGCCCTGGCTGAGCGCGATGACCGGCGGGTTCCAGGGGTACGCCGAGATCGTCGACGGCGGCGACTACACCGTCCCGGGGCAGCAGAGCCTGGAGTTCTCGGACCTCGGCGACATCCTCGCCGCCGGCGCCGAGCAGGGCGTCGCCGACGACGCCGTCGCCATGGTCCAGCGGCTCATCCGGCGTCAGATCGACGCCGGACACGGCAAGGAGGGCTTCGCCCGGATCTTCGAGAGCATCAGGAACTCCGCCTGA
- a CDS encoding HSP90 family protein, which translates to MTLHTPDAAGDPAVNSFQVDLRGLVDLLSHHLYSSPRVYVRELLQNAVDAVTARRSHDPAAPATIRLSATGDAVVIEDSGVGLTADEVHTLLATIGRSSKRDSLESARAEFLGQFGIGLLACFVVARQIRVVTRSAREPGEPPVEWLANDDGSYTVRTLPDEARPEPGTTVRLEPRPGAEEWTAPDRVAQLAADYGSLLPYDVTFSGPGVTGRPLTDRPAVWDRAHPTPTARRVALAGHCARQFGFTPLDSIDLDLPVAGVRGVAYVLPEATSPAGRAAHRVYLKGMLLTDRADNLLPDWAFFVRVVLDTDTLRPTASRENLYDDETLAAVREALGARIRDWLAELAAGDPDRLAAFLGVHHLGVKSMARHDPDLFALMLPWLPFETTDGRTTLDDFVRAHPRVHFTRTVEEFRQVSPIAAAHGLGVVNGGYTYDADLIALLPQVRDGVTVGELDAGAVTAHLDPVDPGQELALAGFLATARTRLDALGCDVALRAFQPVTVPALFLDDREARHERDRAAAEESADSLWTDILGALRGSAPRARLVLNHNNPLVRRIAAVTDAELAGTAVESLYGQALLMSQRPLRPSDASLLNRAFLGLLEWATHTTTPAPAAAEEDDK; encoded by the coding sequence ATGACTCTGCACACGCCCGACGCCGCCGGCGACCCCGCGGTGAACTCCTTCCAGGTGGACCTGCGCGGTCTGGTCGACCTGCTCTCCCACCACCTCTACTCCAGCCCCCGCGTCTACGTCCGCGAACTCCTGCAGAACGCCGTCGACGCCGTCACCGCCCGCCGGTCCCACGATCCCGCCGCCCCGGCGACGATCCGGCTGAGCGCCACCGGCGACGCCGTCGTCATCGAGGACAGCGGCGTCGGTCTCACCGCCGACGAGGTCCACACCCTGCTCGCCACCATCGGCCGCAGCTCCAAGCGGGACTCCCTGGAGAGCGCCCGGGCGGAGTTCCTCGGCCAGTTCGGCATCGGCCTGCTCGCCTGCTTCGTCGTCGCCCGCCAGATCCGCGTCGTGACCCGCTCGGCCCGCGAGCCCGGCGAACCGCCCGTCGAGTGGCTGGCGAACGACGACGGCTCGTACACCGTGCGCACCCTGCCCGACGAGGCCCGCCCCGAGCCGGGCACCACCGTCCGCCTGGAGCCGCGCCCCGGCGCCGAGGAGTGGACGGCCCCCGACCGCGTCGCCCAGCTCGCCGCCGACTACGGCTCCCTCCTGCCGTACGACGTCACCTTCAGCGGCCCCGGCGTCACCGGCCGCCCGCTGACCGACCGGCCGGCCGTCTGGGACCGCGCCCACCCGACGCCCACCGCCCGCCGGGTCGCCCTCGCCGGGCACTGCGCGCGCCAGTTCGGCTTCACCCCGCTCGACTCCATCGACCTCGACCTGCCCGTCGCGGGCGTCCGCGGCGTCGCCTACGTCCTGCCCGAGGCCACCAGCCCCGCCGGCCGCGCAGCCCACCGGGTGTACCTCAAGGGCATGCTGCTCACCGACCGCGCGGACAACCTGCTGCCCGACTGGGCCTTCTTCGTCCGCGTCGTCCTGGACACCGACACCCTGCGCCCCACCGCCTCCCGCGAGAACCTCTACGACGACGAGACCCTCGCCGCCGTACGGGAGGCGCTCGGCGCCCGCATCCGGGACTGGCTCGCCGAGCTCGCCGCCGGCGACCCGGACCGGCTCGCCGCCTTCCTCGGCGTCCACCACCTCGGTGTGAAGTCCATGGCCCGGCACGACCCGGACCTGTTCGCGCTGATGCTGCCCTGGCTGCCGTTCGAGACCACCGACGGCCGCACCACCCTCGACGACTTCGTCCGCGCCCACCCCCGGGTGCACTTCACCCGCACGGTGGAGGAGTTCCGCCAGGTCTCGCCGATCGCCGCCGCGCACGGCCTCGGCGTCGTCAACGGCGGATACACCTACGACGCCGACCTGATCGCCCTGCTCCCGCAGGTCCGGGACGGCGTCACCGTCGGCGAGCTCGACGCCGGAGCCGTCACCGCCCACCTCGACCCGGTCGACCCCGGCCAGGAACTGGCCCTCGCCGGCTTCCTCGCCACGGCCCGGACCAGGCTCGACGCGCTCGGCTGCGACGTCGCCCTGCGCGCCTTCCAGCCCGTCACCGTGCCCGCGCTCTTCCTCGACGACCGCGAGGCCCGGCACGAACGCGACCGCGCCGCGGCCGAGGAGAGCGCCGACAGCCTCTGGACGGACATCCTCGGAGCCCTGCGCGGCTCCGCGCCCCGCGCCCGGCTGGTGCTCAACCACAACAACCCCCTCGTCCGCCGGATCGCGGCCGTCACCGACGCCGAACTCGCCGGCACCGCCGTCGAGTCGCTCTACGGCCAGGCCCTGCTGATGTCCCAGCGCCCGCTGCGCCCCTCGGACGCCTCCCTGCTCAACCGGGCGTTCCTGGGGCTCCTGGAATGGGCCACCCACACCACCACCCCCGCTCCGGCCGCCGCCGAGGAGGACGACAAGTGA
- a CDS encoding ATP-binding protein, with protein sequence MHRQLPPETNEFVGRRAESDKLVRALADHRLVTVAGPGGVGKTRLALRAASLVDEKAHRDGVRWADLGFLQGDRLLVATVSDAVNLSHHTPRMPADTLCAWLAPQETLLVLDSCEHLVGPCADLVADLLTACPGLTVLVTSRQPLGLPGEQVLELDPLPAGGPDAAELFRRRTEHALGEPLPDTAVAAVDDICRRLEGIPLAIELAAAQVPRLGIDGVRDRLATRFDVLESDDPARPRRHRALRTAVGWSHELCEPAERLLWARLSVFRGPFDAGAAAEVCADGPLDAASVPAVLTALAAKSVVRREGPRLRMLDTVREYGSMWLDALGERHTVADRHAARCLRLVRRAHAQWLGPSQADWYGRIAAVHTDLCTALEHLLEADPEGALELAGTVGFFWACCGHLPEARHFVESALARCPGTGPHHARALWALGVALTLQGEYGPARERSAECTRAARRWGDVEDRLDAAYLSGLLGLLTGSPEAAYREVGAALDEAGDRPWGEDGSGASGARARCLLVRVFALTASGRLTEAGDAARDLRARCGDLGESWTRAYVNYQLALIMLLTGDPGAAARHARSMLIGKRGLGDGFGVALGLDVLAAALAALGEGERAALVSGTSETYWRAAGHPQRGTPELAPLRRECERRAREAAGDAAYEAAFAEGAAGAPEDGLEAALRMASAV encoded by the coding sequence GTGCACAGGCAATTACCCCCCGAGACCAACGAGTTCGTGGGCCGCCGGGCCGAGTCGGATAAGCTGGTGCGCGCGCTCGCGGACCACCGGCTGGTGACCGTCGCCGGGCCCGGTGGCGTCGGCAAGACCCGGCTGGCCCTGCGGGCCGCCTCCCTCGTCGACGAGAAGGCCCATCGCGACGGCGTCCGCTGGGCCGATCTCGGCTTCCTCCAGGGGGACCGGCTGCTCGTCGCGACGGTCTCCGACGCGGTCAACCTCTCGCACCACACGCCCCGGATGCCCGCGGACACCCTGTGCGCCTGGCTGGCCCCGCAGGAGACCCTGCTGGTGCTGGACTCCTGCGAACACCTCGTCGGCCCGTGCGCCGACCTCGTCGCCGATCTCCTCACCGCCTGCCCGGGGCTGACCGTGCTCGTCACCAGCCGGCAGCCGCTCGGCCTGCCGGGCGAACAGGTGCTGGAACTCGACCCGTTGCCGGCCGGCGGCCCCGACGCCGCCGAACTCTTCCGCCGGCGCACCGAACACGCCCTGGGCGAACCGCTGCCCGACACCGCGGTTGCCGCGGTCGACGACATCTGCCGCCGGCTGGAGGGCATCCCGCTCGCCATCGAACTCGCCGCGGCCCAGGTCCCCCGCCTCGGCATCGACGGTGTCCGCGACCGGCTCGCCACGCGGTTCGACGTCCTGGAGAGCGACGACCCCGCCCGGCCGCGGCGTCACCGCGCGCTGCGGACCGCCGTCGGCTGGAGCCATGAGCTGTGCGAACCGGCGGAGCGGCTGCTGTGGGCGCGGCTGTCCGTCTTCCGCGGCCCCTTCGACGCGGGCGCGGCGGCCGAGGTGTGCGCGGACGGCCCGCTCGACGCCGCCTCCGTCCCGGCGGTGCTCACGGCGCTGGCCGCCAAGTCCGTCGTCCGCAGGGAGGGCCCCCGGCTGCGGATGCTCGACACCGTGCGCGAGTACGGGAGCATGTGGCTGGACGCGCTGGGGGAGCGCCACACCGTCGCCGACCGTCACGCGGCCCGCTGTCTGCGCCTGGTCCGCCGCGCCCACGCGCAGTGGCTCGGCCCCTCGCAGGCCGACTGGTACGGGCGCATCGCCGCCGTGCACACGGACCTGTGCACGGCGCTGGAACACCTGCTGGAGGCCGATCCGGAGGGCGCGCTGGAACTCGCCGGGACGGTCGGGTTCTTCTGGGCCTGCTGCGGTCATCTGCCCGAGGCGCGCCACTTCGTGGAGTCGGCGCTGGCCCGCTGCCCCGGCACGGGCCCCCACCACGCCCGTGCGCTGTGGGCGCTCGGCGTCGCGCTGACCCTCCAGGGCGAGTACGGCCCGGCGCGCGAGCGCAGCGCGGAGTGCACCCGGGCCGCGCGGCGGTGGGGCGACGTGGAGGACAGGCTGGACGCCGCCTATCTCTCCGGCCTGCTCGGCCTGTTGACCGGCAGCCCCGAAGCCGCCTACCGGGAGGTCGGCGCCGCGCTCGACGAGGCCGGGGACCGGCCGTGGGGCGAGGACGGGTCCGGCGCCTCGGGCGCGCGGGCCCGCTGCCTGCTGGTGCGGGTGTTCGCGCTCACCGCGTCCGGCCGGCTGACGGAGGCGGGCGACGCGGCGCGGGACCTGCGCGCCCGCTGCGGCGACCTGGGCGAGTCCTGGACCCGGGCCTACGTCAACTACCAGCTCGCGCTGATCATGCTGCTCACCGGCGACCCCGGCGCCGCCGCCCGGCACGCGCGGTCCATGCTCATCGGCAAGCGCGGCCTCGGTGACGGTTTCGGTGTCGCCCTCGGCCTCGACGTCCTCGCGGCGGCGCTCGCCGCCCTGGGCGAGGGGGAGCGGGCCGCGCTGGTCAGCGGCACGAGCGAGACGTACTGGAGGGCGGCGGGCCATCCGCAGCGCGGCACCCCCGAACTCGCGCCGCTGCGCCGGGAGTGCGAGCGCAGGGCGCGGGAGGCCGCCGGCGACGCCGCCTACGAGGCGGCGTTCGCCGAGGGCGCGGCGGGCGCGCCCGAGGACGGGCTGGAGGCGGCCCTGCGGATGGCCTCCGCCGTGTAG
- a CDS encoding tetratricopeptide repeat protein: protein MTSAPTPDEIRRALWENRSAPNGPLRNARGEELVAAAEASGDRDLLRAALFGVIQAYEYSTERGKMMVPFARLMREWDEDPSAFDAHDTHTFHWLFKWVSSGMITLPEMPLATMEKWLAEMERRYRTAGHSERAVRQAEFELADHVGDTARAATAFAAWTAAERDSMANCHACELNDQGTYRVDQGDDERALATWAPVLDGSTACMEEPHRVLALSLLPLVRTGRLDEARANHLRGYRMAKGNESLLASVGKHIEFCALTGNEARGLELLAEHAAHLGTEGDPGNPWTRLQLSGGALVLLRRLVALGLAGQPAVPYEGRPHTVGELHDALAALTASLAAAFDRRNGNDAVSSWLRRRLEAEPLTDRLPLGVGTAHPVVRPVATPVVPAAADIAGEDVTALVARARELRATGHPATTALWERVGAALERTGTEPDALLAVELREHRALAAGRAGAPDARAGFEEVAAGFRAAGEESRAALNDLRTVYAALDGGAAPEEVLGLLDTAAGSARALDTAHPERTRRIATAEMTGARLAVVLAPDEDGHEHGETHARFEAALAAFVEEYGAAADVSDLVAEAEQIRADRAWQTGDGESADALYASAVRRCTDADRPWDAAEPLTRRAQLRMAFGHPADAEEFAREALVLGAELADPERLGRIRLTLAEALLAQDGKEAEGAEHALEAAHWFDEAGHSDGAGAFARLTLAQAYAGAGRSAEAAEVLESALPALPALVGHGDDAAVRARDTLARCLRDLGDHRGAAEQYLLAADVTKGWDDDRPHAQAATLAAESLAAAGMTGEAVAAYRRAIDLWRAVGEAVLLARALRSLAWLHAGDGEPEAARSLMDEALAAVADGDEPSHLLERARTWTQTAELLLDGLDGVDEDADDDEGEGAADGPDSDAALTAAIAAREHGAAVRREALALLDRAAPAFAALGEPALDERVRCVVRAAWTESELDLPAEAAGRVRALMADVSVLGDGPAAAHLPRLERTLSHLSG from the coding sequence GTGACCAGCGCCCCCACCCCCGACGAGATCCGCCGTGCCCTGTGGGAGAACAGGTCCGCGCCCAACGGGCCGCTCCGCAACGCGCGCGGCGAGGAGCTGGTCGCCGCGGCGGAGGCGTCCGGCGACCGCGATCTGCTCCGGGCCGCCCTGTTCGGCGTGATCCAGGCCTACGAGTACAGCACCGAACGCGGCAAGATGATGGTCCCGTTCGCGCGGCTGATGCGTGAATGGGACGAGGACCCGTCGGCGTTCGACGCCCACGACACCCACACGTTCCACTGGCTGTTCAAGTGGGTCAGCTCCGGCATGATCACCCTGCCGGAGATGCCGCTGGCCACGATGGAGAAGTGGCTCGCCGAGATGGAGCGCCGCTACCGCACCGCCGGCCACAGCGAACGCGCCGTCCGTCAGGCCGAGTTCGAGCTGGCCGACCATGTCGGCGACACCGCGAGGGCCGCCACCGCCTTCGCCGCCTGGACGGCGGCGGAGCGGGACAGCATGGCCAACTGCCACGCCTGCGAGCTCAACGACCAGGGCACCTACCGGGTGGACCAGGGCGACGACGAGCGGGCCCTGGCCACCTGGGCGCCCGTCCTCGACGGCAGCACCGCCTGCATGGAGGAACCGCACCGCGTCCTCGCGCTCTCGCTGCTGCCGCTCGTCCGCACCGGCCGCCTCGACGAGGCCCGCGCCAACCATCTGCGCGGCTACCGCATGGCCAAGGGCAACGAGAGCCTGCTCGCCTCCGTCGGCAAGCACATCGAGTTCTGCGCCCTGACCGGCAACGAGGCCCGCGGCCTGGAACTGCTGGCCGAGCACGCGGCACACCTCGGCACCGAGGGGGACCCGGGCAACCCCTGGACCAGGCTCCAGCTCTCGGGCGGCGCCCTCGTGCTGCTGCGCCGGCTCGTCGCCCTCGGCCTGGCCGGGCAGCCCGCCGTCCCCTACGAGGGACGCCCGCACACCGTCGGCGAACTCCACGACGCGCTAGCCGCCCTGACCGCCTCGCTCGCCGCCGCCTTCGACCGGCGCAACGGCAACGACGCGGTCTCCTCCTGGCTCCGGCGCCGCCTGGAGGCCGAGCCCCTGACCGACCGGCTGCCGCTCGGCGTCGGCACCGCGCACCCCGTCGTCCGGCCCGTCGCCACTCCCGTGGTGCCCGCGGCCGCGGACATCGCCGGCGAGGACGTCACGGCACTCGTCGCCCGCGCCCGCGAGCTGCGCGCCACCGGGCACCCCGCCACGACGGCCCTGTGGGAGCGCGTCGGCGCCGCCCTGGAGCGCACCGGCACGGAGCCCGACGCACTCCTCGCCGTCGAACTGCGCGAGCACCGCGCCCTGGCGGCCGGACGCGCCGGTGCCCCCGACGCCAGGGCCGGGTTCGAGGAGGTCGCGGCCGGCTTCCGTGCCGCGGGCGAGGAGAGCCGCGCGGCCCTGAACGACCTCCGGACCGTCTACGCAGCCCTCGACGGCGGCGCCGCCCCCGAAGAGGTGCTGGGACTGCTCGACACCGCCGCCGGATCGGCGCGGGCGCTGGACACCGCCCACCCCGAGCGCACCCGGCGGATCGCCACGGCCGAGATGACGGGCGCCAGACTGGCCGTCGTCCTCGCCCCCGACGAGGACGGGCACGAGCACGGGGAGACCCACGCCCGCTTCGAGGCGGCGCTCGCCGCCTTCGTCGAGGAGTACGGGGCCGCGGCCGACGTCAGCGACCTTGTCGCCGAGGCGGAGCAGATCCGCGCCGACCGGGCCTGGCAGACGGGGGACGGCGAGAGCGCGGACGCCCTCTACGCCTCCGCCGTCCGCCGCTGCACCGACGCGGACCGGCCCTGGGACGCGGCCGAACCGCTCACCCGCCGAGCCCAGTTGCGGATGGCCTTCGGGCACCCGGCGGACGCCGAGGAGTTCGCCCGCGAGGCGCTCGTGCTGGGCGCCGAACTCGCCGACCCCGAGCGGCTGGGCAGGATCCGGCTCACCCTCGCCGAGGCCCTGCTCGCCCAGGACGGCAAGGAGGCGGAGGGCGCGGAACACGCCTTGGAGGCCGCGCACTGGTTCGACGAGGCCGGACACTCGGACGGTGCGGGCGCGTTCGCCCGGCTCACCCTCGCCCAGGCGTACGCCGGGGCCGGGCGCTCGGCGGAGGCGGCCGAGGTGCTGGAGTCGGCCCTGCCGGCCCTGCCGGCCCTCGTCGGACACGGCGACGACGCGGCCGTCCGGGCCCGCGACACCCTGGCCCGCTGCCTGCGCGACCTAGGCGACCACCGGGGCGCGGCCGAGCAGTACCTGCTGGCCGCCGACGTGACCAAGGGCTGGGACGACGACCGGCCCCACGCCCAGGCCGCCACCCTCGCCGCCGAGAGCCTCGCGGCCGCCGGGATGACCGGCGAGGCCGTCGCCGCCTACCGCCGCGCCATCGACCTGTGGCGTGCGGTCGGCGAAGCGGTCCTGCTGGCACGGGCGCTGCGCTCGCTCGCCTGGCTGCACGCCGGCGACGGGGAGCCGGAGGCGGCCCGCTCGCTGATGGACGAGGCCCTCGCGGCCGTGGCGGACGGCGACGAGCCGTCCCACCTCCTGGAGCGCGCCCGCACCTGGACGCAGACGGCGGAACTGCTCCTGGACGGCCTCGACGGCGTTGACGAGGACGCCGACGACGACGAGGGCGAAGGGGCGGCGGACGGCCCCGATTCCGACGCGGCCCTCACGGCCGCGATCGCCGCCCGCGAGCACGGCGCGGCCGTCCGCCGGGAGGCCCTCGCCCTGCTCGACCGCGCCGCTCCCGCCTTCGCCGCCCTCGGCGAGCCGGCGCTCGACGAGCGGGTCCGGTGCGTCGTGCGCGCCGCCTGGACGGAGAGCGAGCTCGACCTCCCGGCCGAGGCGGCGGGGCGCGTCCGCGCCCTGATGGCCGACGTCTCCGTCCTGGGCGACGGCCCGGCCGCGGCCCACCTCCCGCGCCTGGAGCGCACCCTGTCCCACCTGTCCGGCTGA
- a CDS encoding winged helix-turn-helix transcriptional regulator, which yields MASTGRRGPYFCGIDAAMDVVSGKWKSLILWELQAHGRRRFAELRRGLPGVSEKMLAQHLREMEEDALVHREVYGEVPPRVEYSLTEHGVTLNAALESLAGWGSARIERIGAERLHAGADPDAGAESDAGAPGGGAAPRAGARSGGGAAADAPVR from the coding sequence ATGGCGAGCACGGGGCGGCGCGGTCCCTATTTCTGCGGAATCGACGCGGCCATGGATGTGGTCTCGGGGAAATGGAAGTCGCTGATTCTCTGGGAACTCCAGGCCCACGGGCGGCGGCGGTTCGCCGAATTGCGGCGCGGGCTTCCGGGCGTGAGCGAGAAAATGCTGGCGCAGCATCTCCGGGAGATGGAGGAGGACGCTCTGGTGCACCGTGAGGTGTACGGCGAGGTGCCGCCGAGGGTGGAGTACTCCCTGACGGAGCACGGCGTCACGCTCAACGCCGCCCTGGAGTCCCTGGCGGGGTGGGGTTCGGCACGCATCGAGCGCATCGGGGCGGAGCGGCTCCACGCGGGGGCCGACCCGGACGCGGGGGCCGAGTCGGACGCGGGGGCGCCCGGCGGCGGTGCGGCTCCGCGCGCGGGGGCACGGAGCGGCGGCGGTGCGGCGGCCGACGCACCGGTGCGGTGA
- a CDS encoding MGH1-like glycoside hydrolase domain-containing protein, producing the protein MPLDRRQFLQTGAVAAGAAALAAAPAATAAGRDTARAAGGAVRASAASLYPPVGDGTSVLDHRALLGDVVEPQWYEANIPFVDLPDEAIRDTYYYRWRVVKHALKYTGPDEGWILSEFLGPVGYSAPNGGIVAAAAHHIREARWLRDSRYLDDYIDYWLRGSGAGPKPATDFLNKNTTDWAHQYSFWIADAVVARASADGRWDFAVDRLPELQRQWEGWAPQFDEELGLYWQTPVWDAMEYTASSYQSDDPYHGGDGFRPTLNAYQYGDAKAIAALLRRRSGPGDRDAARRYESRAEALRTSQERLLWDERDRFYKHVMRDGNPDRRRIADREQIGFVPWYFHMAPAENAEAWAQLTDPQGFHAPYGPTTVERRSPWFMHEALDGCCRWNGPSWPFSTSHTLTALANLLIDYPAQPWIGPGDYVAALRSYALTHRKNGSPYIAEAHHPDEDRWIYDGRGHSEDYNHSTFNDLVLSGLLGIRPQPGAEVEIAPLAPAAWDRFAVENLPYQGRNLTVLWDRDGTAYDRGAGLTVWLDGRRIHRQPDLRPVRLPVGRAGRRPALPHLVDDLANVARSGYPAASASYTFALDSPARAVDGQDLHIDTPPSRWTNYQSPRATDWLAVDLGVAVPVSDIRVSFYDDGGGVRTPDSYTLEHRTPDGGWAELPGQLRTPALPQRGVLNRVLLERPVTTDGLRLTPVRDGGGGVGVSAWQAWRTEDPRLGAAVLTAGGGRVAVAPGRPVEVVTTVTATAAVTVRPELLAPAGWQVAPRRAVHDERVRAGAVLRTRWTVTAPADLPPDAAEPLRLLVHSRLEDGSPAVTGDVAPTRAE; encoded by the coding sequence ATGCCCCTCGACCGACGACAGTTCCTGCAGACCGGCGCCGTCGCCGCGGGCGCCGCCGCCCTCGCCGCGGCCCCGGCGGCCACCGCGGCCGGCCGCGACACCGCCCGGGCCGCGGGCGGCGCCGTCCGGGCGTCCGCCGCCTCGCTCTACCCGCCGGTGGGCGACGGCACCTCCGTCCTCGACCACCGGGCGCTGCTCGGGGACGTCGTGGAACCCCAGTGGTACGAGGCCAACATCCCCTTCGTCGACCTGCCGGACGAGGCGATCAGGGACACCTACTACTACCGGTGGCGCGTGGTGAAGCACGCGCTGAAGTACACCGGACCCGACGAGGGCTGGATCCTCTCCGAATTCCTCGGCCCCGTCGGCTACTCCGCCCCCAACGGCGGCATCGTCGCCGCGGCCGCCCACCACATCCGCGAGGCACGCTGGCTGCGCGACAGCCGCTACCTCGACGACTACATCGACTACTGGCTGCGCGGCAGCGGCGCGGGCCCCAAGCCCGCCACGGACTTCCTCAACAAGAACACCACCGACTGGGCCCACCAGTACTCCTTCTGGATCGCGGACGCCGTCGTCGCGCGGGCCTCGGCGGACGGCCGCTGGGACTTCGCCGTCGACCGGCTGCCCGAACTCCAGCGCCAGTGGGAGGGCTGGGCGCCGCAGTTCGACGAGGAACTCGGCCTCTACTGGCAGACCCCGGTCTGGGACGCCATGGAGTACACCGCGAGCTCCTACCAGAGCGACGACCCCTACCACGGCGGCGACGGATTCCGGCCGACGCTCAACGCCTACCAGTACGGCGACGCCAAGGCGATCGCCGCCCTGCTGCGCCGCCGTTCCGGGCCCGGGGACCGGGATGCCGCCCGCCGCTACGAGAGCCGGGCGGAAGCCCTGCGCACCAGCCAGGAACGCCTGCTGTGGGACGAGCGGGACCGCTTCTACAAGCACGTCATGCGGGACGGCAACCCCGACCGCCGGCGCATCGCCGACCGCGAGCAGATCGGCTTCGTCCCCTGGTACTTCCACATGGCGCCCGCCGAGAACGCGGAGGCCTGGGCCCAGCTCACCGACCCGCAGGGCTTCCACGCGCCCTACGGCCCCACCACGGTCGAGCGCCGCAGCCCCTGGTTCATGCACGAGGCCCTCGACGGCTGCTGCCGGTGGAACGGCCCGAGCTGGCCGTTCTCCACCAGCCACACCCTCACCGCCCTCGCCAACCTGCTCATCGACTACCCCGCGCAGCCCTGGATCGGCCCCGGCGACTACGTCGCCGCGCTCCGCTCCTACGCGCTGACCCACCGCAAGAACGGCTCCCCGTACATCGCCGAGGCGCACCACCCCGACGAGGACCGCTGGATCTACGACGGGCGCGGCCACAGCGAGGACTACAACCACTCGACCTTCAACGACCTCGTGCTCTCCGGACTGCTCGGCATCCGCCCGCAGCCCGGCGCCGAGGTCGAGATCGCCCCGCTCGCGCCCGCCGCCTGGGACCGCTTCGCCGTGGAGAACCTGCCCTACCAGGGCCGCAACCTCACCGTCCTGTGGGACAGGGACGGCACGGCCTACGACCGGGGGGCCGGGCTGACCGTCTGGCTCGACGGCCGGCGGATCCACCGGCAGCCCGACCTGCGGCCGGTGCGGCTCCCCGTCGGCCGAGCCGGCCGCCGGCCGGCCCTGCCGCACCTCGTCGACGACCTCGCCAACGTCGCCCGCAGCGGCTACCCGGCCGCGAGCGCCTCGTACACCTTCGCCCTCGACAGCCCCGCCAGGGCCGTCGACGGCCAGGACCTCCACATCGACACCCCGCCCTCCCGCTGGACGAACTACCAGAGCCCGCGGGCCACCGACTGGCTCGCCGTCGACCTGGGCGTGGCGGTACCGGTGTCGGACATCCGGGTCTCCTTCTACGACGACGGCGGCGGTGTCCGCACCCCCGACTCCTACACGCTCGAACACCGGACCCCGGACGGCGGCTGGGCCGAACTCCCGGGCCAGCTCCGCACCCCGGCCCTCCCGCAGCGCGGCGTCCTCAACCGGGTGCTGCTGGAGCGGCCCGTGACGACCGACGGTCTGCGGCTGACGCCCGTGCGGGACGGGGGCGGCGGGGTCGGGGTGAGCGCCTGGCAGGCGTGGCGGACCGAGGACCCGAGGCTCGGCGCCGCCGTCCTGACGGCAGGGGGCGGCAGGGTCGCCGTCGCTCCCGGCCGGCCCGTGGAGGTGGTCACCACGGTGACCGCGACGGCAGCCGTGACCGTGCGCCCCGAACTTCTCGCCCCCGCCGGCTGGCAGGTCGCACCCCGCCGGGCGGTGCACGACGAACGCGTCCGGGCCGGTGCGGTCCTGCGCACCCGCTGGACGGTGACGGCCCCCGCCGACCTGCCGCCGGACGCGGCGGAGCCGCTGCGCCTGCTCGTCCACTCGCGGCTGGAGGACGGCTCGCCGGCCGTCACGGGGGACGTCGCCCCGACCCGGGCGGAGTGA